One region of Fervidobacterium sp. genomic DNA includes:
- the buk gene encoding butyrate kinase, whose product MRIFVINPGATSTKVAVFEGKNKILQENLYHTVEELERYKNIIEQKEMRKNAIITFLEKNNLSLEDFDAIAARGGILPPVESGTYLVDENMVDYLLNKTKVQHASNLAAVIAYELAKSCNKELPVYITDPVSVDEMIPEARLSGIKDIQRKSLSHISNMRAVGIRIAEELGKRFSELNMVIAHLGSGISVAPFEKGRMIDVNNANDEGPFSVERTGELPVGDVVKLCYSGKYTKDEIKKMFIGRGGLAAYLGTNDLREAFKLAEDDPKALEVIEAMAYQIAQEIGAMCVALKGKVDAIVFTGGMAYSERFVNMIKVYIYKFGPIFVVPGEMEMEALAYGALRVLNGEESIKVWGEVK is encoded by the coding sequence ATGAGAATTTTTGTAATAAATCCTGGTGCAACAAGTACTAAAGTAGCTGTTTTTGAAGGAAAAAATAAAATCCTGCAGGAAAATCTCTACCACACCGTTGAAGAACTTGAAAGATACAAAAATATAATAGAGCAAAAAGAAATGAGGAAAAATGCTATAATTACTTTTCTCGAGAAAAACAATTTATCTTTAGAGGACTTCGATGCTATCGCAGCACGTGGTGGAATACTTCCACCGGTGGAAAGTGGTACATACTTGGTTGATGAGAATATGGTTGATTATCTTTTGAATAAGACAAAGGTTCAACACGCTTCTAATTTAGCTGCAGTAATAGCTTATGAACTTGCAAAATCTTGCAATAAAGAACTTCCAGTTTATATAACAGACCCTGTTAGCGTAGATGAAATGATTCCAGAAGCGAGACTGTCAGGTATTAAGGATATACAGCGAAAGAGTTTGTCACATATATCAAACATGAGAGCAGTAGGTATCAGAATTGCTGAAGAGCTTGGAAAAAGGTTTAGTGAGCTTAACATGGTAATTGCGCACCTTGGAAGTGGAATATCTGTCGCACCTTTTGAAAAAGGACGTATGATAGATGTGAACAACGCAAATGATGAAGGTCCGTTCAGCGTTGAGAGAACGGGTGAGTTGCCAGTTGGTGATGTTGTAAAGCTATGTTACTCGGGAAAATATACAAAAGATGAAATTAAGAAAATGTTCATTGGGCGTGGTGGACTTGCTGCGTACCTCGGTACAAATGATCTTAGGGAAGCTTTCAAATTGGCAGAAGATGACCCGAAAGCACTCGAGGTTATCGAAGCTATGGCTTATCAAATTGCTCAAGAAATTGGTGCCATGTGCGTGGCCTTGAAAGGAAAAGTTGATGCCATCGTGTTTACTGGCGGAATGGCTTACAGTGAAAGATTTGTTAATATGATAAAGGTTTACATATACAAATTTGGTCCAATTTTTGTAGTACCTGGTGAAATGGAAATGGAAGCACTTGCATACGGCGCCTTACGTGTTTTGAATGGTGAAGAAAGCATAAAAGTGTGGGGTGAAGTAAAATGA
- a CDS encoding alanine--glyoxylate aminotransferase family protein, which translates to MVKKNLLLAPGPTPVPPDILLEGARDTIHHRTPQFVKMLEETLELTKYVFQTQHPVYVLTASGTGALETAMVNLVNPGEKAIIVNAGKFGERWVEIAKSYGIIPVEIKLPWGKAVTPEMIEKAIRENPDAKVVFTTYSETSTGTVIDIENIAKLTKDTDIILVTDAVSGLLAEPLKMDEWGIDVVVSGAQKGWMLPPGLAFIAINDKAYAKVEKCTNNRYYFDLRRYKKSSPDNPWTTAVNLIYMLNKAVKMLKEEGIENVWARHALLGEATRAAIKALGLTFFSERPGNVLTAVNSPEGIPASKITKIMRDKYGVTIAAGQEPMKDELFRISHLGWVSPFDIITGISALEFTLAELGYKLELGKGVLAAEEVLFKGLVK; encoded by the coding sequence ATGGTAAAAAAGAACCTACTTTTAGCACCTGGTCCAACTCCGGTTCCGCCTGATATTCTTCTTGAAGGTGCAAGGGACACTATTCACCACAGAACACCGCAATTTGTAAAGATGCTGGAAGAAACGCTTGAATTGACCAAGTACGTGTTTCAAACTCAACATCCTGTGTATGTCTTGACAGCATCAGGAACCGGCGCACTTGAAACTGCTATGGTCAATCTTGTCAATCCCGGCGAGAAGGCAATTATAGTTAATGCAGGAAAATTTGGTGAAAGATGGGTTGAGATAGCAAAATCATACGGTATTATTCCTGTGGAGATTAAGCTTCCGTGGGGTAAAGCAGTTACACCGGAAATGATTGAGAAAGCTATAAGAGAAAATCCGGATGCAAAAGTAGTCTTTACGACCTACAGCGAAACATCAACAGGTACTGTTATCGACATTGAGAATATCGCAAAACTCACAAAAGACACGGACATAATTCTTGTAACGGATGCTGTAAGCGGATTATTGGCAGAGCCGCTGAAGATGGATGAATGGGGTATTGATGTTGTCGTATCAGGTGCTCAAAAAGGTTGGATGTTACCTCCTGGGCTTGCGTTCATAGCGATTAATGACAAGGCGTACGCAAAGGTCGAAAAGTGCACAAACAACAGATATTATTTTGACCTTAGAAGGTATAAAAAAAGTTCTCCAGATAATCCATGGACAACCGCTGTTAATCTTATATATATGCTTAACAAGGCTGTTAAAATGCTGAAAGAAGAAGGGATTGAAAATGTTTGGGCAAGGCATGCACTCTTAGGTGAAGCGACAAGGGCTGCAATAAAGGCATTGGGATTAACGTTCTTCTCAGAAAGGCCAGGTAATGTTCTCACAGCTGTAAATTCTCCAGAAGGTATTCCAGCAAGCAAAATAACAAAAATTATGCGTGATAAATATGGTGTAACAATTGCTGCTGGACAAGAACCTATGAAAGATGAATTATTCAGAATCTCACATCTTGGTTGGGTGAGTCCATTTGATATAATAACTGGTATTTCTGCCCTCGAGTTTACACTTGCCGAACTTGGGTACAAACTAGAACTTGGAAAAGGTGTATTGGCAGCTGAGGAAGTGCTTTTCAAAGGGTTGGTGAAGTAA
- a CDS encoding Hsp20/alpha crystallin family protein — protein sequence MLARKDFFEPFMELQKEIDRLFSEFMKPLRTDSEFYPRVDAYETQDKVVLELEVPGVKKEELKITVEDGVLKISGEKKRERDEKGRNYRIIERSFGKFERSFIIPDYVDVKHITARYNEGVLTLEMPKKKEEKPALEIKIE from the coding sequence ATGTTGGCAAGAAAAGATTTCTTTGAACCATTTATGGAACTTCAAAAAGAGATTGACAGACTTTTTAGTGAGTTTATGAAACCTCTGAGAACAGACTCCGAATTCTACCCAAGGGTAGATGCTTATGAGACTCAAGATAAAGTTGTACTCGAACTTGAAGTTCCGGGTGTAAAGAAGGAAGAACTTAAGATTACAGTCGAAGATGGAGTTCTTAAAATAAGTGGAGAAAAGAAGAGGGAAAGAGATGAAAAAGGTAGGAACTACAGAATCATCGAAAGAAGCTTTGGAAAGTTTGAAAGATCGTTCATCATACCTGATTATGTTGATGTGAAACACATTACAGCAAGATATAACGAAGGTGTTCTGACATTAGAAATGCCAAAGAAGAAAGAGGAAAAACCAGCTCTTGAAATCAAAATTGAATAA
- a CDS encoding bifunctional enoyl-CoA hydratase/phosphate acetyltransferase, whose protein sequence is MKKLIELLEKAKRAGKKIVSVAAADDEVVLKAIEMARREGIVDAILFGNEDKIKIAADQVNVDLSNYELVDSKTPADDAVKSIVEKRAHFLMKGNIKTGDLMKAVLKDEYNLKTGRTMSLVSIFETPLYHKLLVVTDAGMTIVPDLEQKIHLIENAVLVTRKALEIDKPKVAIVGAIEVVNPKMEATVHAALLSKMNERGQIKNCLVDGPFALDNAVSKEAAEHKGIVSPVAGDADIILMPDINAGNIFYKSMVFLAGAKVASVIVGAKCPVALTSRADSDETKLLSIALTCLMSE, encoded by the coding sequence ATGAAGAAACTTATCGAATTACTCGAAAAGGCGAAAAGAGCTGGTAAAAAAATAGTCTCTGTTGCAGCTGCTGATGATGAGGTAGTTTTAAAAGCCATCGAAATGGCAAGGAGAGAGGGTATCGTTGATGCGATTCTCTTTGGCAATGAAGATAAAATAAAGATTGCTGCCGATCAAGTGAATGTTGATTTATCCAATTATGAATTGGTTGATTCAAAAACTCCAGCCGATGATGCCGTAAAATCAATTGTTGAGAAAAGAGCTCACTTTCTAATGAAAGGAAACATCAAAACTGGTGATTTGATGAAAGCAGTTCTCAAAGACGAATATAATTTGAAAACAGGTAGGACTATGTCGCTTGTAAGTATTTTCGAAACACCTTTATATCACAAGCTACTGGTGGTAACAGATGCTGGTATGACTATCGTACCAGACCTTGAGCAAAAAATTCATCTTATTGAAAATGCGGTACTTGTAACACGGAAGGCTCTCGAAATAGACAAACCAAAAGTTGCCATAGTTGGAGCTATAGAAGTTGTCAATCCAAAGATGGAAGCAACTGTACATGCAGCACTTTTATCTAAAATGAACGAAAGAGGACAGATAAAAAATTGTTTGGTCGATGGACCTTTCGCACTTGATAACGCAGTTTCAAAAGAGGCAGCTGAACATAAAGGTATAGTAAGTCCTGTCGCAGGTGATGCAGACATAATCTTAATGCCAGACATAAATGCAGGAAATATTTTCTACAAAAGTATGGTTTTCTTAGCCGGTGCTAAAGTAGCTTCTGTTATCGTTGGTGCAAAATGTCCCGTTGCCTTAACTTCAAGAGCTGATAGCGATGAAACAAAATTACTTTCGATAGCCTTAACCTGTCTTATGAGCGAATAA
- a CDS encoding ferredoxin family protein — translation MPKVKGRIEIDQERCKGCGLCINVCPMKVIEFSEGFNSKGYHPAEAKYVEKCIACGFCYNMCPDVCITVYREVESA, via the coding sequence ATGCCAAAAGTCAAAGGTAGGATAGAAATCGATCAAGAAAGGTGTAAAGGATGTGGATTGTGTATCAACGTATGTCCTATGAAAGTAATTGAATTTTCCGAGGGATTCAATTCAAAGGGTTATCACCCTGCGGAGGCAAAATACGTTGAAAAGTGTATCGCATGTGGTTTTTGTTACAATATGTGTCCTGATGTATGTATTACCGTATACAGAGAAGTAGAAAGTGCATAA
- a CDS encoding 3-phosphoglycerate dehydrogenase — protein sequence MRIHINDPLDKQATEKLAGLPGIVLTSQHYEKDELIKIMPEIEVLIVRSATKVTAEIIEAGKNLKIIGRAGTGLDNIDVKTAESKGIKVINTPGANSISVAELTIGLMIACSRHIARGTNDLKNGKWTKKELEGHELFGRTVGIIGFGNIGKEVAKRLSAFDMKILAYDPYIKETDMNVKIVDLETIYRESDYITIHVPLTQETKNLINKESISKMKDGVIIVNAARGGIIDEAALYEGLTSGKIYAAGLDVFEVEPPTDDLRQKLLSLPNVVATPHIGASTYEAQERVGILLVDRLIKELST from the coding sequence ATGAGGATTCATATAAACGATCCACTTGATAAGCAAGCGACCGAAAAGCTTGCAGGTCTTCCCGGAATTGTTCTAACATCGCAGCATTATGAAAAAGACGAATTAATAAAAATCATGCCTGAAATAGAAGTGCTTATAGTAAGGAGTGCAACTAAGGTTACTGCGGAAATAATTGAAGCTGGTAAAAACCTTAAGATAATCGGTAGAGCAGGCACAGGACTTGACAACATTGATGTAAAAACTGCCGAATCAAAAGGAATAAAAGTAATAAATACGCCGGGAGCTAACAGCATATCAGTTGCAGAGCTTACAATAGGTTTAATGATCGCTTGTTCCAGACATATAGCAAGGGGTACAAATGACCTAAAGAATGGCAAATGGACTAAGAAAGAACTCGAGGGTCATGAACTGTTTGGCCGAACAGTGGGAATAATTGGATTTGGAAACATAGGAAAAGAAGTTGCTAAAAGATTGTCTGCATTCGATATGAAAATTTTAGCTTACGATCCATATATAAAGGAAACAGATATGAACGTGAAAATAGTTGACCTTGAAACAATTTACAGAGAAAGTGACTACATAACAATACATGTACCTTTAACTCAAGAAACTAAGAACTTGATAAACAAAGAATCAATTTCAAAAATGAAAGATGGGGTAATAATAGTTAACGCAGCACGCGGTGGTATTATAGATGAGGCGGCCTTGTATGAGGGTTTAACAAGTGGTAAGATATACGCAGCGGGGCTCGATGTTTTCGAAGTAGAACCACCAACAGATGACTTGAGACAAAAACTCTTGTCTCTACCAAATGTAGTTGCGACACCACACATTGGTGCATCAACATACGAAGCACAAGAAAGAGTTGGGATCCTTCTCGTCGATAGGTTAATAAAAGAACTATCAACTTAA
- a CDS encoding cobalamin biosynthesis protein CobQ, whose product MAKNYAFIGLFGSGKTEVAINWALKLRNDYDKVAIIDGDIISPYFRTRDVAQILENMGLVTVYPKGALKNADLPIITGGAIGYLSNKEYKTVIDVGGEENGIVVLGYLKPYLGDIEISMVVNIARPFSSTVDSIIRAYDQLRKVARIKVDYLINNANLSYETTADLIRRGEEILGQVSEQIEIPVKFTVVPEFISEDNFKYPVFKIKRFIKMENY is encoded by the coding sequence ATGGCAAAAAATTATGCATTCATAGGTTTATTTGGTAGCGGAAAAACGGAAGTTGCTATAAATTGGGCGTTAAAGCTCAGGAATGATTATGACAAAGTAGCAATAATCGATGGTGATATAATTTCCCCGTATTTTAGAACCAGAGATGTTGCTCAAATTCTTGAAAATATGGGACTGGTCACAGTTTACCCAAAAGGAGCTCTGAAAAACGCAGATCTACCGATCATAACTGGTGGAGCAATCGGATACTTATCAAACAAAGAATACAAGACGGTCATAGATGTTGGTGGCGAAGAAAACGGTATAGTAGTACTTGGATATCTGAAACCCTACCTTGGAGATATTGAAATCAGTATGGTCGTAAACATTGCAAGACCTTTTTCATCAACGGTAGATTCAATCATTAGAGCATATGATCAATTGAGAAAAGTTGCGAGAATAAAGGTGGATTATTTGATAAACAATGCAAACCTTTCCTACGAAACAACTGCCGATTTAATAAGAAGAGGCGAGGAGATACTAGGTCAAGTCTCAGAGCAGATAGAAATACCCGTAAAATTTACAGTAGTACCTGAGTTCATAAGCGAGGATAATTTCAAGTATCCTGTGTTCAAGATCAAAAGATTTATAAAAATGGAAAATTACTAA
- a CDS encoding PLP-dependent aminotransferase family protein, whose amino-acid sequence MDLESKLSEVGKSIRSSLIRELLKYASVPGSISFGGGVPDPNTFPRHELAEIAKEVIEKDYAYTLQYNTTEGDEELVRQISKLLQKMYGIEGIGREHLLFTTGSQQALDLMARIFLDRESICFVEFPVYLGAASAFRMTFTEFETIPLEEDGMDVDYLEKRLKILDEKGLIPKVKFIYTVPNFHNPAGVTMSLEKRKRLVEIAEKYDLLILEDDPYGMLRFEGEHLPSLFKMAGQDRVVLLNTFSKILTPGLRIGVIVGRPDLVRKATMAKQAADLCSPSLNQRIAARYLERYDLFEQLKPGIELYRRKKNTMIKALEENFSHIKGTKWVNPQGGLFVWMTLPEGFDTMEMFETAKEKKIYYIPGEAFTIDDSKSSSMRLSFCLPPEEKIIEGVKRLREVVEEYGRKKGLM is encoded by the coding sequence ATGGACTTAGAAAGCAAGCTTTCTGAAGTTGGTAAGAGCATAAGGTCATCGCTTATTAGAGAGTTACTTAAATATGCGTCTGTTCCTGGCTCCATTTCTTTTGGAGGAGGAGTTCCAGATCCAAATACATTTCCAAGACACGAGCTTGCAGAAATTGCAAAAGAAGTTATAGAAAAGGACTATGCTTATACACTACAGTACAATACCACTGAAGGTGATGAGGAACTTGTAAGACAAATTTCTAAACTTCTTCAGAAGATGTATGGAATTGAAGGAATAGGAAGAGAGCATCTGTTGTTCACAACGGGTTCTCAACAAGCTTTGGATCTTATGGCAAGGATTTTCTTAGATAGGGAAAGTATATGCTTTGTTGAATTTCCAGTTTATCTGGGTGCGGCAAGTGCTTTCAGAATGACATTTACTGAATTTGAAACCATCCCTCTTGAGGAAGATGGAATGGATGTTGATTATCTTGAGAAAAGATTGAAGATTTTGGATGAAAAAGGACTTATCCCAAAGGTTAAATTCATTTACACCGTCCCAAATTTCCATAATCCAGCTGGTGTCACAATGAGTCTTGAGAAGAGAAAGAGGCTAGTAGAAATTGCAGAAAAATACGATTTGCTTATTCTTGAAGATGATCCATACGGGATGCTTAGGTTCGAAGGTGAGCATCTGCCATCATTGTTTAAAATGGCTGGACAAGATAGGGTCGTTTTACTTAACACCTTTAGTAAAATCTTGACTCCGGGACTTAGAATCGGAGTGATCGTTGGTAGACCTGATCTCGTCAGAAAAGCTACTATGGCAAAGCAGGCTGCAGATTTGTGTAGTCCAAGTTTAAATCAAAGGATTGCTGCGAGATATCTTGAAAGATACGATTTATTCGAACAACTTAAACCTGGAATAGAACTTTACAGAAGGAAGAAGAACACAATGATAAAGGCTTTGGAAGAAAATTTTTCACATATAAAAGGCACAAAATGGGTCAATCCACAAGGCGGTTTATTTGTGTGGATGACTCTCCCAGAAGGTTTCGATACAATGGAGATGTTTGAAACTGCGAAAGAGAAAAAGATATATTATATACCCGGTGAAGCATTTACTATAGACGATAGCAAATCTTCTTCGATGAGATTGTCTTTCTGCTTGCCACCAGAAGAAAAGATAATTGAGGGTGTGAAGAGATTAAGAGAAGTAGTTGAAGAATATGGAAGAAAGAAAGGGTTGATGTGA
- the buk gene encoding butyrate kinase, which translates to MMKILTINPGSTSTKVAVFEDEELISVKTLRHSTEELAPYNKLTEQFEFRAKIVEEFLHELGIAPTELNAVVGRGGLLDPIPSGTYKVTEDMLKVLYEGKNGEHASNLGALIAFEFTKKYNIPSFIVDPVVVDELEPLARYTGHPMFKRKSIFHALNQKATARNAAAQLGKRYEDTNLIVVHMGGGISIGAHRKGKVINVNNALDGDGPFTPERSGTLPLTQLIDLCFSGKYNIDQMKKKIKGAGGLVDYLGTNDGLTVQNMIRQGNKEAELVYRAMAYQIAKWIGRMATVLKGEVDAIVLTGGLAYDKEFMVKWLTEYTSFIAPVLVFPGGDEERALAMGALRVLRGQEEAKIYSENKLEK; encoded by the coding sequence ATGATGAAAATACTTACAATAAATCCCGGGTCAACAAGTACAAAGGTTGCTGTCTTCGAAGACGAAGAACTTATATCCGTTAAAACTTTGAGACACTCAACCGAAGAACTCGCACCGTATAATAAACTAACAGAGCAATTCGAATTTAGAGCAAAAATAGTTGAAGAGTTTCTACACGAACTTGGAATAGCTCCTACAGAACTCAATGCTGTCGTCGGTCGAGGAGGACTTCTGGACCCTATACCTAGTGGTACTTACAAAGTTACGGAAGATATGCTCAAGGTACTTTACGAAGGCAAAAATGGCGAGCATGCATCAAATCTTGGTGCTTTGATTGCTTTTGAATTTACCAAGAAATACAATATTCCATCATTCATAGTGGATCCTGTTGTTGTGGACGAACTTGAACCGTTGGCGCGATACACAGGTCATCCAATGTTTAAGAGAAAGTCTATTTTTCATGCTCTTAACCAAAAAGCAACAGCGAGAAACGCAGCCGCTCAGTTGGGCAAGAGGTACGAAGATACAAACCTGATAGTTGTTCACATGGGTGGTGGTATATCAATAGGTGCACATAGAAAAGGGAAGGTCATTAACGTAAATAACGCACTCGATGGAGACGGACCATTTACACCTGAAAGAAGCGGTACGTTACCACTAACTCAATTGATTGACCTATGCTTCAGTGGAAAGTACAACATAGACCAAATGAAGAAAAAAATCAAAGGTGCTGGCGGGCTGGTCGATTATCTGGGTACAAACGATGGATTAACTGTGCAAAATATGATAAGGCAAGGAAATAAAGAAGCGGAACTTGTGTACAGAGCAATGGCTTATCAAATAGCAAAATGGATAGGTAGAATGGCAACAGTTTTGAAAGGTGAAGTAGATGCTATAGTACTCACTGGTGGTTTGGCTTATGACAAGGAATTTATGGTTAAATGGCTTACTGAATATACAAGTTTTATAGCCCCAGTTCTTGTCTTTCCCGGCGGAGATGAAGAAAGAGCACTTGCTATGGGAGCGTTAAGAGTTCTCAGAGGACAGGAAGAGGCAAAGATTTATTCGGAAAACAAATTAGAAAAATGA